In Calliopsis andreniformis isolate RMS-2024a chromosome 6, iyCalAndr_principal, whole genome shotgun sequence, the genomic window AAGATCATTCATCGACAACCATACTTTGCCTCTCACAGACTTTCAATTTTAGATTATGACAATATAAACACACTTTTATTATATTGCgtctttaaataattttaagatCGTTCATCGACACCCATACCTTGCCTCTACAGGTTGTCAAATAATTTGTCAATTTGAAACTTTGATAATATGAAAACACTttcattattttgtatctttaaaTAATTAAGACCATTCATCGTCACCATGCCTTTGCCTGGCCACGCCAAGTACAGTGCTGGCGTATCGGTCTGAAATTCTCTCGGGCTTACAGTCCGTTTCTATCctcaccaattcttggaactggTACCTCCGAGTGACACACAACAAACCGAGTAGCCCATAAAGACCCTCAATGACCTCGTTACCCCCTGTCGGGTACCCATGTCTCGCTTGCACTCAGTATTTCTCACTATATCTTCACACCCGCCCCAATGAAAGCGAGCCCGAGAAAAAAACATTCGAGTATTCCTAGAACAAGGACCATCTTTGATAATGGTCCGTAATGGTTCCGACCTATGGACTGTTAATCCTGCATCACTGTATATGTAATCCTgaatgttaaaataattattacttgTAACTACAATTAACATTTTAGAATGAATAAAAGGTGCATGGCAGTGCCAAATGTGCTTCCCACAATACGTTTAGCGATCCAACATTTAAGAGACAAGTGTAGGTCGAATGCGACCCAACCTGCTAGAGTATCCTAATTTAGTTTTTTCCTGTCGTACGTGTACTTTGACAGTGTCGAACGAAAATGGTCCGCCCCTGTCCTTCGCGCTACCGTGCCGAGAATGAAAGTCAAAAAAGATAGTATACCAGTCCTGTAAAAAGGCTGCAGACAATTCCGATATGCAGACCTTTTACAGGACAGTACTATATTTAGCGTCGAGACGCTATTGCGTCTCTTGAAAGTTCATGTCTACGTATGCTCGGAAGCGCTTAATTACATACTTATACGCTATGAGCGTATCACATTCAGGGCGATACTTTCCTTAAGATCTATGACGGTGCCCCACTTATTTAAAAGGCTGACTTATCTCTGGACTTAGAGTTAATAGGACCTTAAGGGGGGATGACcgtttgaaagtttaaaaaaatcaattttttcctTATATATTTACATAGACTGATATTTTAAGAATTTTTGAAAACACGTTCTGTGAACAAACTCGAAAAATTAGCAACATTATAGAGTTTTAAACGAAACGATGCAGATAGTCCAGCAATTAAAGAAAGAAAATAGATTTTTCTTCTAAAATAACCGGATTTTTTCTTTCGAGTGTCACTACACCTTTATTTTTTAGAATTTGCAAAATTTCCTGGTTTAGGAGAGtaggtatttttattttctcattTTCGTTACGATGTATAGGTATTTTTAGGTAACTACCCAGAAAACTCTCAAAAGTACTTTTTCGAATTAGTTCAAGTTCTTTCAAATTGTCAAAACCaagtaaaaacaaaaaaaaaacattgaGTTGTTGAGctgtaataaaataaagaaaatgcaATTACTGTACGATTGTTCAAGTAATCATCTCCACTAAATCAGGAACAAAGTAAGATTTTGTGAAACCTAGAGCTGACCAGTGAtcgataatagtaataatctctTGATACGAAAAGGGAAATGAGGGTGTTTGATACTATACTAAAATATTTCCTTCTTTTTGagagatttttattttacttaagCAAAGCACTAAAGTACCTAAATGTGATTTTTGGAGGAAAACATTAATACATCGAAAATAAATGTTTTTCTTAGTTATTTGCGGAAATTCATTTTAGTACATGAACGAATGAACCTTAATGGGCGAGACTCGGGCCTACTCTTTAGTCCCCACTCCAACCTACTTCAAAAGTATATAAGTAAATAATTAAGCATGCCGGGCATCCGTGCAcataaacttttttcattgcctATGTATGTAAAACCTACCCTCCAAAATTGTTCTACATTCTCTAATACACTCTGTATAAAGAAAATTGCTTTTTTCAGGGGAACTGTGTaccttattttttaaattaactcATAAAGCTACAATACTATACAATTGCTTCCTGATattttttctctatttttttttattttatacgaaagaACTCGTGATCAATATACATTGTCACTATTAGGATTATAACCATAGTTACAAAACTTTAAATAGAATTCAGTGAAGTATTATGTATTTAGAGAGAAAAGAAAATCAatagttaaattaaaaaaaaaaaaaattcattgcataatgtttgaatattgctaGCACAAACATTAAATTTTTTATGTCTCATATATTTTACAGAAGACTACAGTTGTGTTTAATATACTTACTCAATTTGTGTGCTCAGAAAAAGGGAAGCTGACTTCACCAGTAAACTTTGCTCTGTGAGCAGACAGGACTACGCAGAAATTGCCAGTGGCTCTACAGCTTTCTTCATTGATAACTGCTGACATTGAAACCTGAATCTACTAAGAAGCGTTTTCAATCATGGCATGACTAGTTCAAGGTACTTGATAATGTGTTCCTGTGGAGAATATGATAAATAACAATTCACAATGTGTATTGCAAAAATCATGTTGTTTTCAGAAATGAATTCAACTTCTATAATAGAATCTCGATTTTCAAAACACCGATtaacataattctcgattaccaTAGTGTTCGGATAATCGAATGGTGTCCAGTAAGTAAAGATGAGAAATATGTTTAATGGATCTATATATTACAATGCTTATATTTTGCTatgctttctttctttctcaaaTTTCTCGGTTATTACTTAGCATTTACAGATCGCATTCTGTTAATAAAGATTATACTActtatattgaaatattgatgAAATGGAAGTGTATTGTACTTTCTACGATTACAAACTGAGACAGAAAGTTCATCTGATAAAATATAAACATTTGAAAAATCATTCAGTTAACAGTTGAGAATGAGAATCATTGGAAAACAAAAGACAGACCAAAGAaagttattaaatttttatttaaaggtTTGTGCTTATGTTTAATTGCGTTAGTTCTGTTAACATAACTGTATTGAACAAGATCGACTTTATTGTGAAAATTGAATTATTCGAATATCCGAACAACCTGTCGTACGATATTAGTTTGGACAATCCAGATTCTACTATGTAAACTTTACAACAGTTACAAATGCACTTATTTACAAATTCTAGGTTTCTTCAGAAAACAAAGCAATGGTTACATACACttaaacaaaaattttatttctaaGTTTTAAAAATCAAGTATTTGAATTATTACTAAAAAACGTTTGTGAGCAAATGAAACATTTTAAAATGGAATATTCAAGGAATTACTATTGAATGCTTCAAAAAGCTAATAATTAAGAAAATTAGTTTGAAAACGCCATCTCTACAGTaattctttttaaattattatcaaCGTGTCACTATTTTGAAGACGTTCATGTATTTCTTGAAAATAACACGTTACATTGTGGATATTAATTTTGATTAAAGATGTAATGTGTGAAATTGGCGGATGTTTGCAGCAGTATTAGTATGGTCAATTACTTTGTAAATCTTGTATATAAAATTGGGTAGGTGTAACTAGATAATATTAGTGTAGTGTTGAAGCAGATATTTTGCGAGTGATTATGCGCCGTTGCTGACGCAAAAACTTCTAGTTCACTTGCGAACTGTATCTACCTACGTAcatttttatattctatttacaCATGAAAATAGTGTCTATTGCGACATAATAGGAACAATCGCTtgtgatatttttttatataatttatatgttACGTTTAATGCCTAATTTTCTGATAACACTACTTCTAAAAATTATACAAATCAGGTATAAAAAAACAGAATGTAAACAATACAGAATATCTTGTACTGTGTATTGttaaaattgttttaaatattaGACTATTTTTATAAACATTTCTGTGTAAAATATAATGTTGTTATGCCATAGAATGATAGCGTTTGTTGTTTATAGTGAGGATTATTGTTAACATAGAACAATTTCTTTgttgtaaaaatattaatttcatttttttttcttttaatagaGGTAAGTCTTCAGAGGCCATAAGAAAAGAAACACATTTATACAGCTTGCTAAATCTTTTGCAGTGTTTACTCCTCGATAAACGTTGTACATGTCAATTCGTCGCTTATACAAAAAGATCACCGCGGAGTGCAGCTATACATGGTAACACATGATTTTTATCTTACACGAGATTCAACAATAATCGAGTAAAAAAGCCGCCCGCATTTGGCCAACACGGCAACAAGGGTTGGTaaaatatatatgatatatagtgatatacataatataatcTAATAATCTCTATCTGTATAACATATAATTTgcattataaataataaataggaAACAAGGAGGCGAGATTGGTGATTAGCTTGGTAAGACTTTAGCACTAAATTACCATATTACGAACATTCATGAGACTATGGAGGCACGTGATAAATGATTAAACAAAGGTGAAGATAATAAGAGAAACAGTGAAATAACTAACAATACTCGTGAATATACAGCTGATTCATTTGGCATAGTTAGTCTAGAGCGTTCTTTCTTCTAGCGCAATAGAATGATCAGTGAAGATCATCGACCCAAGCAGTGTCTAATGACTCGATAAGAGTACGAACAAAAGCCATTTCTTTTCGTGCATTTTCCAAAATCACGCGAGGATCTTGCGAAGTACACCGCAATATATTTGGTGCCATCACCATTGCTAAATTATTCGCGTCCATCTTGGTCCGAGCGACCACCTCTGGCCTCGCGAATAtctgaaaaataatatttagcCTATTGCAATAGACACTCTTAGAAAtaagagaaaattaaaaaattataatacaatatatatatataatgaatCACCAGAACTACAACATCCTTATTAGATGttctatgaagaatattatattcTATAAAAAATACAAACAAAATGCATAAAGCAAAATTAAAATGGCTCTTTAACAGTTTACTTTCTCTGTCGAAAATATCTATTTTTTAAGTTATTTCACGTTAATGCCAAAATTAATCGTAAAaaacattaaaataaatttattaatgctaatatatttatttttttaaacataATATTCCAATCTACGATTAGGATTAATCAGTCTGAACACTCCAAATAGCAATAGCTTAATCTATCCTAAAAGATTTGTCGCTTTTATCCATTgattaaaaaatgattaaaaaaataaaaattctcttttatacaatttttatacCTTAAAACTTTACGATGATTTTCTATTCTTCATAATTCATTTAATGCATATTTACCTGAAGAAATCGTATTAAATGACATAGAACTCGACGATTTAAATCAGGTAATCGATCCACAAGCGCGGCAACATTAGCTGCAGACACTTCAGCATCGTCGTGCCTCATCGACACACattccgtataaaaggaatcagGTATCAATGGCTCGTAAAGCTCTCGGACCCATAATTTCAACAAAGAAGCAGGCGCATGAGCGTCTTGAGAAGCTGCCAAAATTGTACTATCTTCGAACCTATCCAACCACGCTTTCAAAGCACTGACTTCATCTGCGTCTGCGGACACCCTAAAGATACCCTCGGTCAAAATGCCACCTCGCGCCAATACTTGACGTGTCAATGTAGTTTGTATCCATGGTAACTCTCGATTGGGAAATCTATCTCTCTGCAAAGCCATCACTTCTGAAAGCGTTGCTCCGAACATAGATGCCCGGAAAATTTGAATCTAAAACAAAAAAAGAACAACAATTAATAACAAGCAAGAAGACAAAGTATCTCAATACTATCGATATATAGTCTACTGAAAATTGAAACTCATGGTAACAAATAAAACGATATTACTTTTACTTTAATATTACTTATAGACAATTTTAACATTTGAAATGATCTGGTACTGGTTAGACTAAAGGgggaaattatttcaaataagaaGAGCAatacaaaatatgaaaacaTGTATCTCAAAAGGACAGTATAACAATCAGACTTGTATCTATAATAAAAAGttatacaaaaaaaaaactTACTCTTGCTTGATCGATATCCTCTAAAGTAGCTTTACGAGGTTGCCGTTTACCATGTGCTCCAATTCGTTGTAGACGTCGACAGGCAACGGTCGCATAATGGCTAACTTGTACGTGAATCGGCCACTTGGCCACTTCTGAGAACTGAAAATTGGGATCGCGATGCCTGTTCATATAGCCTTCGAGATAAGGCTCAAACGTAGCGCTAGGTGGCACAAAAGCCAAACATACGGCCATTAATTCCCAACCTCTACGCAGACTTTCTTTCCGCGGATTCTCGGTAGTTTGTCTACAGATTTGGACATATAATTCATCTCGCAATGGTATCTTTGAAAATGCAGTATTTACAATGTCCATAGCTACACTGTCTAGTGTCATTCCTACATTAGCTTTTCGGTCACCCATGTACACTTGCACCAATCTAAACAAATTACAGGCTTCTCTCTTCAACAATTTCTCACCGTCTACGACCACCAACATAGGCTGTGGTATAGGATCTTTTGACCAGCTAAGGATATCTCGAACGCTAAACTTTTTCCGGAACAACAGTCTCAATCCCTTTGGCCTTCCACAATTCAAGTTTAGATTGTCTTGTGCATACTTCTCGATATCACCACCGCCTGCTGTGTCGTTTCGTTTTGCTTCATCAATATCAGTGTTATCGATTCCAGTACCGATGCTAGGAACGGAACTTATAGTTGATGTTGGAAGCGTCGTTTGTCTCGTAGTTGTTACACTTTCTCGTGTAACTTCTGGCTGCGAGGAAATATTCGGTGGCGATGGAGGTCGCACTTGTGGCCTCGTCAATGTGTCTGCGGTATTGTAATAAGTTGCCAAGCCTGCCGTATCGTAGTTACCTAAATCTGcaattataatacaaattttaatatttagtaaCGAGTGTTTGTAACTATTATACAAAACTTACAAATATAGTTGCTGAcataagaaattaaaaatttttaaataaatctgaAATGCATGGTAATCTATGTAATATTTCGAAAATACgaaattttaattaacattttgAGAGAGTTGAAACTTCTGCGTACTCTTTATGCCGATAGAAGTAAAAGCTTCTTAAAAaaacttttattaaaaatgaaacgTGTTGAAAGTTGAATTTCTAGTTTTCAAACGCTCAAATCTCAAAATCATAGTCTTAAATTGTAACACAATAGAAGATTTATCAACTGTTGTGGCTATCATGTACAAATCTATCAACTACTACTAACCTGCATAATGATCTTCAAGGTATTCTTGGCTAGAAGAATCACCCTGATTGCTCGCTGCCTCGTCATCCGCAAATTGATCATCGGAATCATCGTCAGCTCTTCCGCTGATACCTTCGCCTCTTCCACCTTCTTCATCTAAGGAATCATCACCTTCTTCTACTAACAAAGGATCTCCAAACTTGTAACAACCTGTCAGAATGAAAAAAATGTATAAGATATCGAATAATTTACAAGATATCGAATTGAAAGATGTTTAAAGTACCTGAGAGTTTTGCTTGCTGAAGAATATAATGTTGAAGTGGCAACAAATGGTCGGCATCGGATAACAGATTTCCGTAGAATGGAGACGGAGGGGGACTTGGGTTACCATTGCTTCTTTTCTTCTTGCTATCGTCTCCTTCTGTAAATCCTTCTGTTTCCTCGCCTACGGCACTATTACTGCTACTGTTACTGCTATTACTACTACTAGTGTTGCTACTCAGCCTTTGCCTAGATTGCTCGTGACTTTGACTAATCAAATAACGTTCGTGCATAGAATCGTCATCTCTGTCCTTCCTTCTTGACTGTTGTTGCTGCTGATGCAATTGCTGCAGCTTCTGTTGCTGTACAAAACTGTAACTGCGAGCTAACGGTTGTGATACaccttaaaaaatatatacgaaaagaaataaaaaatggaaCATTAAAAATATGTAACATTCAATTAAAAAATTCGTAATTTTACGTACTATCCAACGAATTATTGCACGCTCTATTTCTCCTATACTCTTTTTGTCTATCATAATCTCTTTTTTTGTCTATCTCTAAGACTTCAAGGATTCTTTGTTTCGATGCATTACTGAAGACACCCGTGCCTTTCATAAGGCTTTTAGACGGCTCATTTCTTTCCGTTAACATTGCACCGTACATATCTCTAACGTTCGCCTCAGAAAGCGACCCTGAACATCCATGATGCATGGAACTTGGATAAAAGGCTGAAGTGTTTGTTTTGTCCAAACTATTTACTCTTTCTCTATGATGAATCTCTCTTTCCCTATCTCTATGATAACGATTACTACTTTCCACCAAGGAGCCATATTTCTCACCCTGAGATTTGTAGCTATGACTCAATTGAACTTCTGGCGGACGGTACGGAGGCATTTCTTGCCTAAATATTCTAGACTCCATTAACGAATCACGATATGGTGAAGTACTTGGTTCAGGACCATACGAACCTCTACTACTTTCTCTACCTGCAATATTTAAATAGACATTAAGTTATTCATTTCATTTTGTTTtgcatttaaataaatattatattgtaAAACTTAAAAGATTACGGAATTTAACTCACATTCTTACCATTTTTATTCTTTTCCAACTCTAAATTTCCTGCCCTACCCTCACGTTGCGAGTCAACAAATGACTTCTTTTTAAACAGAGGAGTGCTAGTTGATAGCGATAAGCCTAACGGCGGTGGTTCACCCAGCGGCACCGATTTTTGATTCTTTACACTTTCTAGAGTTCCACTCTTGTGTCCTCTGGCTTCTAAAGTACCACTGTGCTGTCTGGGTGACGATTGTGCTTGATTTGCTGGCGTTTGAGCGGCAGAACGATGATGATGTCTGTGTGGAGAATCCAACAATCGATATCCTGTCGACTCCAGTGATGTTCGACTATGAGACACAGAACTATCGCTAGAACGTCCTGAGTCttgagaatgattatgttgacgaCGCGTTGTGGGCACTTCATGATGCCTATGATGTCTGTTATTgtggtgatgatgatgatgatgatgtcgTCTCGAAGATGGAGATGGCGAGGGAGGTGACGTTTGAAGATCCACACTCACACCAGATGTTCGTGTTTTATTTACACTAGCGCTTTGCTATAAACAGTATTACCGTAATACATGTTCTTtgatatacataataattttaaaacttTAAGAAACTTACCAATGAGGAAGATAAATTGGGACTTTCTTGATGATTAAACCGTGCTAATCGACTAACTGAAGGAGTTTGTGTTTGTGTTGATACAGACTCTTTTTTTCTGGgctcagttgatttttgagtatctgCTCCAGTGCTACTCGCTGGTTCTGTATTTTGCTTTAATGTCTATCATagattttaaatgaattttcttACAACAGGatttaattattttctaaaaattaattaatagtaCTAAtggtattaaaattatttcttagttatttaaataatgtaCAAGATGTTTAAAAGAAGTATAAAAGTATCTTGATGCTAAAAGCATAAGGATActgaaatatttctaaaaaattgatCTATAATGATAAATTTACTTAAAActcagaatttttatttattttgcataataAACTAATGTATAGATCTTATTAATACAGATGTAGTTGAAAAAAATGTTCTGCAATGCCAACATAAGTATTATAATTTTGAAAGACTTTCAAGCTTGTGGTATGGTATAATGTAAACTGGAGTTTTTTCTCCTAGCTACAAACGTCTATTTATAGCTAAAAGGAGAGCAGACAACTTGCACACTTATATCTCCAACACTTTATAGAGTAGCTACATTAATGTATGGTGGAATAGAGAAGCTTATAAATTATAGCAATACATTGattaatagaatttatatttgtaataaattaaatattatagTCAGTAAGTAAACACATAATGTTAACAGATTTTATCATAGTCTGACCTCTAAGATATTTTTATAACATACCCAATTTTTAGTACTATATCAGAAGTACGGTCACTGCTATCACTCTTCCAAATTATAGACTTGTTATCAGAAGA contains:
- the Rhogap93b gene encoding myTH4 and RhoGAP_KIAA1688 domain-containing protein RhoGAP93B isoform X1 is translated as MASDSRMEWVEIIEPRTKEHMYANLTTGECVWDPPPGVPVKKTDNNQWWELFDQATSRFYYYNATSQKTVWHRPNDCDIIPLAKLQTLKQNTEPASSTGADTQKSTEPRKKESVSTQTQTPSVSRLARFNHQESPNLSSSLQSASVNKTRTSGVSVDLQTSPPSPSPSSRRHHHHHHHHNNRHHRHHEVPTTRRQHNHSQDSGRSSDSSVSHSRTSLESTGYRLLDSPHRHHHRSAAQTPANQAQSSPRQHSGTLEARGHKSGTLESVKNQKSVPLGEPPPLGLSLSTSTPLFKKKSFVDSQREGRAGNLELEKNKNGRESSRGSYGPEPSTSPYRDSLMESRIFRQEMPPYRPPEVQLSHSYKSQGEKYGSLVESSNRYHRDREREIHHRERVNSLDKTNTSAFYPSSMHHGCSGSLSEANVRDMYGAMLTERNEPSKSLMKGTGVFSNASKQRILEVLEIDKKRDYDRQKEYRRNRACNNSLDSVSQPLARSYSFVQQQKLQQLHQQQQQSRRKDRDDDSMHERYLISQSHEQSRQRLSSNTSSSNSSNSSSNSAVGEETEGFTEGDDSKKKRSNGNPSPPPSPFYGNLLSDADHLLPLQHYILQQAKLSGCYKFGDPLLVEEGDDSLDEEGGRGEGISGRADDDSDDQFADDEAASNQGDSSSQEYLEDHYADLGNYDTAGLATYYNTADTLTRPQVRPPSPPNISSQPEVTRESVTTTRQTTLPTSTISSVPSIGTGIDNTDIDEAKRNDTAGGGDIEKYAQDNLNLNCGRPKGLRLLFRKKFSVRDILSWSKDPIPQPMLVVVDGEKLLKREACNLFRLVQVYMGDRKANVGMTLDSVAMDIVNTAFSKIPLRDELYVQICRQTTENPRKESLRRGWELMAVCLAFVPPSATFEPYLEGYMNRHRDPNFQFSEVAKWPIHVQVSHYATVACRRLQRIGAHGKRQPRKATLEDIDQARIQIFRASMFGATLSEVMALQRDRFPNRELPWIQTTLTRQVLARGGILTEGIFRVSADADEVSALKAWLDRFEDSTILAASQDAHAPASLLKLWVRELYEPLIPDSFYTECVSMRHDDAEVSAANVAALVDRLPDLNRRVLCHLIRFLQIFARPEVVARTKMDANNLAMVMAPNILRCTSQDPRVILENARKEMAFVRTLIESLDTAWVDDLH
- the Rhogap93b gene encoding myTH4 and RhoGAP_KIAA1688 domain-containing protein RhoGAP93B isoform X2 is translated as MASDRMEWVEIIEPRTKEHMYANLTTGECVWDPPPGVPVKKTDNNQWWELFDQATSRFYYYNATSQKTVWHRPNDCDIIPLAKLQTLKQNTEPASSTGADTQKSTEPRKKESVSTQTQTPSVSRLARFNHQESPNLSSSLQSASVNKTRTSGVSVDLQTSPPSPSPSSRRHHHHHHHHNNRHHRHHEVPTTRRQHNHSQDSGRSSDSSVSHSRTSLESTGYRLLDSPHRHHHRSAAQTPANQAQSSPRQHSGTLEARGHKSGTLESVKNQKSVPLGEPPPLGLSLSTSTPLFKKKSFVDSQREGRAGNLELEKNKNGRESSRGSYGPEPSTSPYRDSLMESRIFRQEMPPYRPPEVQLSHSYKSQGEKYGSLVESSNRYHRDREREIHHRERVNSLDKTNTSAFYPSSMHHGCSGSLSEANVRDMYGAMLTERNEPSKSLMKGTGVFSNASKQRILEVLEIDKKRDYDRQKEYRRNRACNNSLDSVSQPLARSYSFVQQQKLQQLHQQQQQSRRKDRDDDSMHERYLISQSHEQSRQRLSSNTSSSNSSNSSSNSAVGEETEGFTEGDDSKKKRSNGNPSPPPSPFYGNLLSDADHLLPLQHYILQQAKLSGCYKFGDPLLVEEGDDSLDEEGGRGEGISGRADDDSDDQFADDEAASNQGDSSSQEYLEDHYADLGNYDTAGLATYYNTADTLTRPQVRPPSPPNISSQPEVTRESVTTTRQTTLPTSTISSVPSIGTGIDNTDIDEAKRNDTAGGGDIEKYAQDNLNLNCGRPKGLRLLFRKKFSVRDILSWSKDPIPQPMLVVVDGEKLLKREACNLFRLVQVYMGDRKANVGMTLDSVAMDIVNTAFSKIPLRDELYVQICRQTTENPRKESLRRGWELMAVCLAFVPPSATFEPYLEGYMNRHRDPNFQFSEVAKWPIHVQVSHYATVACRRLQRIGAHGKRQPRKATLEDIDQARIQIFRASMFGATLSEVMALQRDRFPNRELPWIQTTLTRQVLARGGILTEGIFRVSADADEVSALKAWLDRFEDSTILAASQDAHAPASLLKLWVRELYEPLIPDSFYTECVSMRHDDAEVSAANVAALVDRLPDLNRRVLCHLIRFLQIFARPEVVARTKMDANNLAMVMAPNILRCTSQDPRVILENARKEMAFVRTLIESLDTAWVDDLH
- the Rhogap93b gene encoding myTH4 and RhoGAP_KIAA1688 domain-containing protein RhoGAP93B isoform X3 encodes the protein MEWVEIIEPRTKEHMYANLTTGECVWDPPPGVPVKKTDNNQWWELFDQATSRFYYYNATSQKTVWHRPNDCDIIPLAKLQTLKQNTEPASSTGADTQKSTEPRKKESVSTQTQTPSVSRLARFNHQESPNLSSSLQSASVNKTRTSGVSVDLQTSPPSPSPSSRRHHHHHHHHNNRHHRHHEVPTTRRQHNHSQDSGRSSDSSVSHSRTSLESTGYRLLDSPHRHHHRSAAQTPANQAQSSPRQHSGTLEARGHKSGTLESVKNQKSVPLGEPPPLGLSLSTSTPLFKKKSFVDSQREGRAGNLELEKNKNGRESSRGSYGPEPSTSPYRDSLMESRIFRQEMPPYRPPEVQLSHSYKSQGEKYGSLVESSNRYHRDREREIHHRERVNSLDKTNTSAFYPSSMHHGCSGSLSEANVRDMYGAMLTERNEPSKSLMKGTGVFSNASKQRILEVLEIDKKRDYDRQKEYRRNRACNNSLDSVSQPLARSYSFVQQQKLQQLHQQQQQSRRKDRDDDSMHERYLISQSHEQSRQRLSSNTSSSNSSNSSSNSAVGEETEGFTEGDDSKKKRSNGNPSPPPSPFYGNLLSDADHLLPLQHYILQQAKLSGCYKFGDPLLVEEGDDSLDEEGGRGEGISGRADDDSDDQFADDEAASNQGDSSSQEYLEDHYADLGNYDTAGLATYYNTADTLTRPQVRPPSPPNISSQPEVTRESVTTTRQTTLPTSTISSVPSIGTGIDNTDIDEAKRNDTAGGGDIEKYAQDNLNLNCGRPKGLRLLFRKKFSVRDILSWSKDPIPQPMLVVVDGEKLLKREACNLFRLVQVYMGDRKANVGMTLDSVAMDIVNTAFSKIPLRDELYVQICRQTTENPRKESLRRGWELMAVCLAFVPPSATFEPYLEGYMNRHRDPNFQFSEVAKWPIHVQVSHYATVACRRLQRIGAHGKRQPRKATLEDIDQARIQIFRASMFGATLSEVMALQRDRFPNRELPWIQTTLTRQVLARGGILTEGIFRVSADADEVSALKAWLDRFEDSTILAASQDAHAPASLLKLWVRELYEPLIPDSFYTECVSMRHDDAEVSAANVAALVDRLPDLNRRVLCHLIRFLQIFARPEVVARTKMDANNLAMVMAPNILRCTSQDPRVILENARKEMAFVRTLIESLDTAWVDDLH